One genomic region from Arthrobacter sp. YN encodes:
- a CDS encoding type II toxin-antitoxin system RelE family toxin yields the protein MSRYRVMFSSAAAKQIRKLDAPVRRKILLAIAELEQNPRPDGVRKLSAQSNSWRIRLGDYRVLYEIHDGELVIIIFRAAHRREVY from the coding sequence GTGAGCCGGTACCGGGTGATGTTCAGTTCGGCGGCGGCCAAACAGATTCGAAAGCTTGATGCCCCGGTCCGACGCAAGATTCTTCTCGCTATTGCCGAGTTGGAACAGAACCCACGTCCTGACGGAGTCCGGAAGCTGTCCGCCCAGTCGAATTCGTGGAGAATTCGTCTCGGTGACTACAGGGTTCTCTACGAAATCCACGATGGTGAACTTGTGATCATCATCTTCCGTGCCGCCCACCGTCGTGAGGTTTACTGA
- a CDS encoding type II toxin-antitoxin system Phd/YefM family antitoxin: MGTADYVMSVADLRVHLSDTINRAAYGHERISITRRGKVAAVLISAEDLERLERLEDEADLKALHAAKAEDDGARVSLNDLLEENGITR; encoded by the coding sequence ATGGGAACCGCAGACTACGTGATGAGTGTGGCTGACCTCCGCGTACACCTTTCAGACACCATCAACCGCGCAGCTTACGGCCACGAGCGGATCAGCATCACGCGGCGCGGTAAAGTCGCGGCCGTGCTCATCAGCGCGGAGGACCTCGAGCGGCTTGAACGTCTCGAAGATGAGGCAGACCTTAAAGCGCTTCATGCCGCGAAAGCTGAAGATGATGGTGCCAGGGTCAGTCTGAATGATCTTCTGGAGGAAAATGGCATCACCCGGTGA